The Parafrankia discariae DNA window AGGTCCGCCAGCCGTGGGCCGAGCAGGATCAGCACCGCCGCGACACCGAGGGCGAGGACGGCGCTGCCCACCCTGGCGGCCGCGTCCCGCCGCGCCCCTGAGATCATTCTTGGTGACCGTCCGTCCGGGTATGGGAGCGGTGCCCGGCCATGAGCGAGGTACCCCGCGGTGTCGCGGGGCCTCGCTCATGGCCGGGCATGGCTGCTGTCCGTAGCCATCTCGGCCTCCGAATCGGCTCGGGGTCAGGGAGCCGTACTGCGGCAGAGGCCGTTTGGTTACGTTTGCTTGTGTAACCCGCCGAAAGGCGTATGTCAATCCGCTCTGCTTCGTCTGATCGGAGTCGTGGCGGTTGACCTGTAGAGATGGGGGTTGGCGCCACGATGCGCTGGGAGGACCTGTTTGCGGATCTTGAGCTGCAGTGGGAGGCAGCCGAGGCGGCCGAGCTCGACGCGGAGATCGCCGACCGGACGCGCCGGGAGGCCGGTTACCTCCGCCTGCTCGACCGGTTGCGACCGGCGGTGGGCGCCGAGGTGCGATGCCTGCTGCGGGGCGGGCCGGCGGCCGGCTCCGCGGCTGTCACCGGGCGGCTCACCGGGCTCGGGGTCGACTGGCTCCTGCTCGCCGAGGGTGGCCCGGCGGAGGTGCTGGTGCCGAGATCGTCACTGCTCGCGGTGCGCGGCCTGCCGGCGGTGTCCGCGCAGCCCGGGCACGAGGGCCGTCTGGCGGCCCGGCTCGACCTGCGCCACGTGCTGCGCGGCCTGGTGCGTGACCGGGTGGCCTGCGCGGTCGCGCTGCTCGGCGGCGGGCAGCTGACGGGGACACTGCTGCGCGTCGGCGCGGACTTCGTCGAGCTCGCGGAACATCCGCTGGGCGAGTTCGCCCGCCGCGGCGAGGTGCGTTCCGGCTGGACGGTGCCCCTTGAGGGCCTCGCGTTCATCCGCCGCGGCTGAGCGCCCACGGCGGAGGAAGGCGGGTCGGGCCGGGGTGAGCCGGGCCGGGGGTGAGCTGGGCCGGAGCGAGCTGGGCCGTCAGTCCTCGGGCATGGCCTCGTTGCGGCTCATCGGGTTGGCGGCCACGAAGGCGCGGGTCTGCTCGTACGCGCGTTGGATGTAGGCCTCGAGCTCGCTGCGCTCGACCCGCCACTGGCCTCGCCCGCCGATCTTGATGGCGGGCAGCTCACCGGAGCGGACGAGAGCGTACGTCTGGCTGGCAGAGATGTTGAGGATCTCCGCCACGTCGCTGAGCTGAAGGAAGCGGTCGTTCATCAACGCCTCCTCTCCGGTGACGGTCGGCGCGTCTTCCCTGTGTATCAGACTTTCCGCATCGCATCGCGTTCGAATGCCTCGGCTTGTGGATAACTGCTCACGATATCGATCGATGGGGCTGGCGGCCGACCGCGCACCTCGACGTGCGCCTGTCGACCGGTGTCCTTCGGCGTGGTCCAGTGCGCGCGGCGGCCGGCGACCGCACGCGGCCGACCGGCGACTTCCTTGTGCCCCATCGTCGCCACCGCGCATCGCCGGGGCCCAGCCAGGCGTCCTATGTGGGGAAAGGCCGTAACGCGGCGACGGTGACGGCTCGATGCGGTATCACCGTTTCGACTGGGTTCGCGGTCGTTGGCCACGTACGCTCTGCGACCGGGGCGTGTTCTTCGGTGGCCGGCAGGGCGGCGCCGGCCCGGCACAGGCCGCCGCCGGTGCGGACGACCGCTGGTGAAGATCACCGCGGGCGAGGAGTGAGGAGGGCCCGGTGACCGAGCTGACCGTCGCGCCGGCGCGACCGGAGCCGGTGCCGCCGTCACCCCCGGCGCGCCGGCTCGGGCGCCGCCGCTGGCGTGACTCGCGGCTGCTGATCGGCGTCCTGCTGGTGCTGGTGTCGGTCGTCGCCGGCGCGCGCCTGTTCGCGACCGCGGACCGGACCAGGCAGTGGGTGGTCGCCGCCGCGGACCTGCCGGCCGGCCACATCGTTGTCGACCGCGATCTGACCACGGCCACCGCCCACCTCGACGGCGCGACGTCGGGCCGTTACTACCCCGGTGACCGCCGCGGCGATCTCCTGGGCGCGACCCTGGCCCGCCCGGTCAGCTCGGGCGAGCTCCTGAGCGGCACCGACTTCGCCGGCGAGGGCGCCGCCGCGACCAGGCTCGTCCCAGTGATCGTCAAGGCCGGTCGGGTCCCCGAACTGTCCCCTGGTGATCATGTGGATGTCTTCGTGTACCAACCGGGAGCCGCCGCGCCGTCCGAGGGGAGCGGTGATCCGGCGCAGCCCGCGCAGGAGGGGCCGGCGGTGGCCGGCGCGGGCGTCGAGATCCAGGTGCTGCACGACGTCGAGTTCGTCGCCCAGGACAGGCTGAACAGCGGCGACCGGTCGCTGTCCCTGCGGGTTCCGGTGGATGACGCGATCCGGGCGGTGGCGGCGTCGCAGAGCGAGCGGGTGGACGTCGTCAAGCTGGAACGGGACGCCCGCGGCGAGGTCGGGTCGGGCGGCCCGTCCTCCGCGCCGGGGTACGGTCGGTGAGCCTGCCGATCCTGACCGCCGTCACCGACTCGGTGGTCGAGGCCGGCCTCGTCTCGGCGTTCGACCGTCGCGACCTCGGGGTGACGGTCGTCCGCCGGTGTGTCGACCTGCCCGATCTGCTCGCCGCCGCGACGACCGGGGCGGCCCGGGCCGCGTTGCTGTCGGCCGATCTGCGCCGCCTGGACCGGGACGCCCTGGTCCGGCTGGCGGCGTCCGGGGTGGCCGTCGTGGGCCTGATCGCGCCGGGGGACGAGGACGCCGACCGCCGGTTGCGTCAGCTCGGCGTCGTCGCGGTGATCCCGGCGGACGCGACCGCGGAGGCGGTGGCGGGCGCGGTCGTGGAGGCGTCGCGCGCACTGGCCGACCTCGCCGGTCCACCGGCGTTGCCCGCGGCGTTCAGCGAGCCGCTGATGGGTTTCGACCCGCTCGCCCCGGCGGTGCCGGCGGCCGACCCGGCCCAGCCCGGCGAGCCCGGCGCGGGCCGGGTACTGGCGGTCTGGGGGCCGGTGGGCTCGCCGGGGCGGACGACGATCGCGCTGGGGCTGGCCGCCGAGCTCGCCGCCCTCGGCGCGGCGACCCTGCTCATCGACGCGGATTCGTACGGCGGCTCGGTGGGCCAGCATGTCGGGCTGCTCGAGGAGGCGCCCGGCCTCGCGGCGGCCGCCCGCTCGGCGAACCAGGGCCTGCTGGACGTCCCCCGCCTGGCGGTGCTGTGCCGGGATCTCGGCAATGGCCTGCGGGTGCTCCCCGGCATCTCGCGGCCGTCCCGCTGGCCGGAGCTGCGACCGGCCTCCCTCGAGACGGTGCTGACGCTCTCGCGCCGGCTCGCGTCGTTCGTGATCGTCGACTGCGGCTTCTGCCTGGAGACGGACGAGGAGCTGTCGTTCGACACGGCGGCGCCGCGGCGCAACGGGGCCACGCTGGCCGTCCTGGGTGCGGCCGACTCGGTGCTCGCCGTCGCGTCGGCGGAACCGGTCGGGCTGGTTCGCTTCGTCCGCGGGCTGGCGGAGCTGCGTGAGGTGGTTCCGCACGCCGATCCGCTGATCGTGGTCAACAAGCTGCGGGGCTCGGTGGTGGGCGGTGACCCGCGCCGTGAGGTGTCGCGGGCGATGGCCCGGCACACCGGCCGCGAACCGGTCGCGCTCGTCCCCTACGACCTGGCGGGCCTGGACGCGGCGGCCGCGTCCGGTCAGCTCCTGCGTGACATTGCCCCGACCTCGCCGGCCCGGCTCGCGGTGCGGGATCTGGCCGCGTTCCTGGCCGGGGCGTCCGGGGTCGGGCGGCGGCGCCGCTCCGCGCTGCGCCGCGCCCAGCGCTGATCCCCGAAGCCACCCCCGCGACCCCCGCGCGCGACCGGCCCGGATCAGCCCGGACCAAGCCCGGACCAGCCGGGCTCCGCGGCGCCCCGCCCGACCGGTTCCAGCCCGGCGGGCGGCTTGTCGCCCGCCGTCCCGACACGCCCTGACACGCCGACCGCGGGCGGTCTCCCGAAGTCGTTCCTCCGGAGTGTGCCTAACTGGCATCAAGAATCTTCTTGAGCGAAATTTGGCTCAGTCCAGGGGATTTCGTCCGTCCCGCGGAGGCTGCTGCGACATTTGGTGGCCCTCGGTGGCGGCGGACCGCGTCCGTCGCGGTTACGGGGAGCGATTCGGGGGCATCGAATTGTCGAACGGTTCCCCGCGAGTAGTGGC harbors:
- a CDS encoding helix-turn-helix domain-containing protein, with amino-acid sequence MNDRFLQLSDVAEILNISASQTYALVRSGELPAIKIGGRGQWRVERSELEAYIQRAYEQTRAFVAANPMSRNEAMPED
- a CDS encoding SAF domain-containing protein, translating into MTELTVAPARPEPVPPSPPARRLGRRRWRDSRLLIGVLLVLVSVVAGARLFATADRTRQWVVAAADLPAGHIVVDRDLTTATAHLDGATSGRYYPGDRRGDLLGATLARPVSSGELLSGTDFAGEGAAATRLVPVIVKAGRVPELSPGDHVDVFVYQPGAAAPSEGSGDPAQPAQEGPAVAGAGVEIQVLHDVEFVAQDRLNSGDRSLSLRVPVDDAIRAVAASQSERVDVVKLERDARGEVGSGGPSSAPGYGR
- a CDS encoding AAA family ATPase, whose amino-acid sequence is MSLPILTAVTDSVVEAGLVSAFDRRDLGVTVVRRCVDLPDLLAAATTGAARAALLSADLRRLDRDALVRLAASGVAVVGLIAPGDEDADRRLRQLGVVAVIPADATAEAVAGAVVEASRALADLAGPPALPAAFSEPLMGFDPLAPAVPAADPAQPGEPGAGRVLAVWGPVGSPGRTTIALGLAAELAALGAATLLIDADSYGGSVGQHVGLLEEAPGLAAAARSANQGLLDVPRLAVLCRDLGNGLRVLPGISRPSRWPELRPASLETVLTLSRRLASFVIVDCGFCLETDEELSFDTAAPRRNGATLAVLGAADSVLAVASAEPVGLVRFVRGLAELREVVPHADPLIVVNKLRGSVVGGDPRREVSRAMARHTGREPVALVPYDLAGLDAAAASGQLLRDIAPTSPARLAVRDLAAFLAGASGVGRRRRSALRRAQR